The Halanaerobiales bacterium genome segment AAAGCAGGCAATGTATATCATATAATTATATATAAGGCTAAGTTAAAAGAAACACCTAAAAACTTAAAAAAAGATGAAGTGAGAGGGATTATTGCTTTGACAAAAGAACAAGTTATACAGGGTAAAAAACAAAAAATGAAACTAGGCAAATTAAAAGATGAAGGTGCTAAAATAATAACTGGTGCAGAAAATATTGATAATGAAACAAAATTATATCCAATAGGAACTGCTAAAGCATTAGCAGAGATATTTTTATTAAATGAGAGATAGAAAGCAACAATCGTATAACATAGGATTTCCGTTACGCCAAAGACTGGCTACCCTACGAGACATTATCTTTGTCATGATTTTTGCAAATAATGGTAAGGGGTTGCAGTAGCAAAAGTCCTGCCCCCCTCCGGGACGACAACGTCGGAAATACCAGTAACGTTATGTGAAATACACGCAGATAAAAATTACATTAAAAATGGCAGTTGCAGAATCATACTTATGTTAAATTAACTGACTACTTTAACCCTAAAGAGGAATAAGGTATTGGTGATTACTTTTAATACAGGAGATGATAATCAATGAACACAATAGTAAGTGCTTCACCAAAAGACACAAAATTGTTAGCTAGTCTAGAAATTAGAACTGAAGCTTATTGGGGATATGATTCAAGTTTTATGGATAAATTCAAAGAAATATACTTAATTACAGAAGAATTTATATTAAATAATCCAACTTATATTCTAAAGGACAATGAGATAATAATTGGATTTTATGGATTATTGCTAAATGATGATGAGTTCTCGTTAGAATATCTATTTATAGAACCTATGTATATTGGAAAAGGATATGGCAAAATATTATGGAATCACGCTCTTGCAGAATGTAAAAAACTGGTTATTAGAGAATTTACAATTATAACTAGTCCAGATGCAAGAGGATTCTATTTGAAATTAGGAGCAACTATTGATAAGCAAGTAGATTCATTAATATCAAAGGGAAATAAAACCCCTAAACTTATTTATAGACTATAAAATAAGAATAAAATTAATTTGGTGAAACTATATACTTTTTTTATGTATGTATCTTATAATGTATAGCAAAAAAATAACCTTGAATTTACAACGTGGGTTGCTTGTACATCTCATAACAGCAAGGTTTACGGTTCCACTCCTGTAGTCGTTTCACCCAAATTTCTTCATCAAGGGCAGTCGCCCTAAGATTCAGAAACTTCGTAAACCTGCGGGACGTTATATGACATGCTAAGTTTATTAAGGAAGGTGAAAAAAATTATTTTAAATAATTACAATCATAAAGTAGGTATTAATTGTGAAAGTAACACTATGCGTGATTTATTGGAATATCATGGAGTAAATCTTTCTGAACCATTAATAATAGGATTATGTGAAGGATTTTCTTTTGTATATCTCAATTTGAAAGCGATGGGATTTCCATTTGTTGGTGGCAGAACAAAAGATGGTTGGTTGGAAAAGTTTTCTGAGAATACGGGTATTCAATTTGATATTAGGAAAACCACTTCAACGAAAAAGGCTTGGAACAATCTTATTGAACCACTT includes the following:
- a CDS encoding GNAT family N-acetyltransferase, yielding MNTIVSASPKDTKLLASLEIRTEAYWGYDSSFMDKFKEIYLITEEFILNNPTYILKDNEIIIGFYGLLLNDDEFSLEYLFIEPMYIGKGYGKILWNHALAECKKLVIREFTIITSPDARGFYLKLGATIDKQVDSLISKGNKTPKLIYRL